The Pseudophryne corroboree isolate aPseCor3 chromosome 10, aPseCor3.hap2, whole genome shotgun sequence DNA segment ACGCAGGTCAAGTACCGAAAACCATGTACTTCCTTGTAGACAATCCAACGCTTCATCCACTTTCGGTACTGTATACTGATCAGGCAATGTCCGACTATTTAACGTGCGGTAGTCTATACATAAGCGTATTTCTCCATTTTTTTTCCGAGCTACCACGATGGGTGAAGCATAGGGACTCTGTGAATCGGCTATTACATTATTCTCCAATAAACTGCGTAAGTGGGCCCTCACGTCTTCATAATCCGCTGGAGCTAGCCTTCGAGATCGTTCTCTGAATGGGCGGTCGTCAGTCAAGGTAATATGATGCTCTACACCAGTGGCCGTCCCTAGATCCCATTCACtttgggaaaaaacatcctttcTCAACTGTAGCTGTTCTATCAATCTTTGCTTATTCTCACAGGAGATATCACTTCCCTTAAAACATGAATTTATATCAAACGTCTTATGTTGGTCATCTAGTCTATGTGCCAGTTTTCCacttctgtcttccatatggttttCTATCAGTAGGCATCTGGAATCCCTTTCTCCAGACGCATCGAACAATTGGCGAGTTTTATCTTTATCCTGTTTATCACACCAACGAATAAGATTCTTGAACATTTGGGTATTAGTGCCCACAATAGCCGGAAGCTGTCCATTATCCCCTGGCGAATCAGGACAAACTAGAGCGATCAAAGGGACAGTTTCATTTGGAGTAATTAGCCCTGGTTCAAAAGTTATTTGAGTAGTGATATATCCTAAGTACGGGTATTTCTGCTCGCTTAGCCCCCATACCGTAAGGCCACTAAGTGGATGAATTGGTATGTCATACAGGTGCTCACGATACCAGGATTCAAAGATAATGGATACCTGGGACCCGCTATCCATTAGTACATTACAATCATGGCCATTTATCATTGCTCTAACCAGTGGTGTCTGGCCCATTATGCTGTCTGGAATTGTAGctgaccactgggcactccccattgctcGAACATTTAtaattggggagcctgtgagggggtcacagaGCTCCCGAAGGGGTTTTCCAACGGTGTTGTTCTTCTCCCAGATCCACTGTTTTCCCTTCGTTAGGACCCATTACCTGGGCATTCAAACGACCGGTGTCCGGGCTGCCCACAGCTGTAACATATAATGGGATTTCGTCCTCCCCTGCCCCTACTTATTTCCCGCCCAGTTCTCTGGTTCCAATAAGGAATGGTCTCATTCTGGGTTTGCAGGGCAATCAACTGatctatttttttattctgctcttCAATTAACTTCAGTAACCTGTCATCCATCGGTGGAGGAGTGACTGTTGGCATCACAACTTTGACTTTTTTTATATTTCTCTCCCTTGTTTCAATCTGTACCTCCTCCAGCTTAACTTCTTTTATCAGATCCGTCAATGTAGGTGGTGGCCCAGTCGCCCGTGTACATCTGAGCCTCTGTGCCACAGGATTTGTGGTTAATGCTCCTTTAAGCACTTGCTTCATCCTACTTGCATTGACTGATTCCTTATCAATTCCTCCTTTATCTACAATTTTGTACAGCAGACGGTCCACTCTATAAATATACTGAGTCAGTGTCTCACCTGGCTCTTGGTAAGTGCAGGTCAATCGTGCTAGTAGATCCCCCACATCCTCGAGTGTTCCGAAAGAAAAGTCAAGTGCTTCAATATAATCTTTGAGAGTAGCTGTCTTTGTACTCCGCCTAGTGGCCTGCACCACCCCCATAGCTGGTCCCCACAGGCTTTCCACAATACGTTGTTTCTTGATATGCTCCGGGCATTGCCACTCTTCTGAGTGCTGCACCGCTGTCTCCCGCCAGGTATCATAAGTCTCTTCACCAGTTGGCACCGGAATGATCCCCGAAAATATCCTTAATCTCCGATATCCACCTTCATAGTGCCATCGTTCCATCTGACTGACCATCTTATCTACCACTGCATCAACTCCTGTATCTGTAGCTCCTGCTTTCCTTGATGATGTTCCAACTTCCACACTGGCAGTGTGAAAACACTCCCCCGTGGTAAGGACGGTATCACCGTGGTCCTCTGCATATGTGGCTTCTTCCTCCAAACTATCCCTCCCCTCAGGCCAAATCAATTGTATCTTTCTTCCGGGAATTCCTTCCATAATAATCATACTGGGAAATAATGTTGGGTCTAAGGGATTCCGATTACTAATAAGTACTGCAAAAGTGGCACCACTCTGTCCTTTCCACCTCTCTATCACACATGGTTGACTAAGTCCGTACAATTTATCTAGGGAGTTTATCACAACTTCGTCACTAGCCACAGACAGTGGCCCTCCCAATCCAAAACTGCACAATGGTTCCACTCCTTTCTCCTTACACCAACGATAGATGTCAGCCGAAGTAACTTCCTCCATATTGTCTCTGTGATAATTTTCAGGAAATCCCTCTGCGTCACTTCCTGtggaatctcagcagtgcctccaattgTAGCCCCACCTCCCCAGGTTGAGCCTTTTATTTCcactggcgtgcctccacccaagcgtggGTACACtctggcttgcttgggtaagcctttcCAAGTTTGGATATTGAGTGTAGTTGTTTATAAAATGAAATATACTTAGGATAATAGGGATAACTGTCCTCACCTTAGTCTCCCCGTTGATTGAACGCGTCCTTGGTTCTTCTCTTTTCTTTAGGTTGCCTTTCTAGATCTCCCTCCCATCATGGAAACAACAACTACAATCGGTAAGTACAATTTCTGTCGCTTTTAATTATTCAGAATATAATTTAAATGAATACTTAGCATATACAACACCAATTCTCTAGAAGTTGCCCATACATGTATATCCAACTTTATAATCACTATGACTCTAAAGTACAAAAGTTCTGCATGCATAACACAAAAATGTATTTAACCATAGCCATATTTACTATGACTATAGACCCGGGATTTGTTAAACTCCCCTCTGCGCAGAATAAACCTCAAACATGACAGTACCTTGTCCGTTATAGGCAAGATTCATTACCAATCGCCTGGTCACTTAGCTTTTGTTATTACTCAAAAGTATATGTCATTGGGCGGATATGGTTAGTTCTCAGCGGAAATGATGATAAATGTGGAAACTGGTAGTAGGAGCTAGTAAAGTCTCATGCGCTAATTCAAGATAACGGCTCATAGCTTAGATAAAAAGATTCTGGAATCTATCCCCTGAAGGATTCTTTCGTGAGCCCCTCCAATTTGTAATCTTCACCCTTCCTGGGCTCTTATACAATATAGGAACCTCTGTAGACTGTCTTGAGATTATATTAGGTGCTCCATACCGTCTTTTACCTACAATCCTACATATGCTGTAGGCGGCAATATGCAACGATCGTACTAAACTAGAGGGGTGGTTAAACTCGTCGGAGACACCCCATCCaatcagcgggagggacggatgcaGTCCTTCGTGTCCCTACTACTTAGTCTCTTAGGACAACTCTAACACTCTATGATAGTCTCTAGTTATAGCACATGAGCAATGTGTGAGGGTGCGGAGATAGGCATCTATAGCTGGGTCCTACCTTCCCGTGCAATATATTTTCCAAGCACCACTATTACTATAATAAGAAATGTCTTTACGGTGCTGCCTTCAGAGGATGGGATACCTTTCCTTACACTTGGGGTTATCTACCTTTGTGCCTCTCCCCCAATCACTGTCCCATCTCTTGCACACATTAGTAACAAGGTGAAATTTCCCCCTCCAAATCTTTCAGATGAAGGAGATGCGTATACGGACTATTCGGGCCTGtccattcactttttttttatacaatttaaaggaaatgcacctgtctcaatcTTGTGTGGTTATTCATTCATGTTAGACAAATATATATATGGTGCGCTGTCTCTTTGTCCTCTCACATATGGGCTCCTCATATTATTTATTTACCTCAGTTACCCTCCAAATGCAAGTTGTGTAACTGACAATGGGGACGGAGCATACCGTACAATGCTGCTTTTATAGATAGGTATGATTTATGGTGCTCCCTCTATCTACCAGTCCGGAGCTATGTGGTTACCTGCTGTCTCCACTGATGTTTAACAGTCAGGCTTTCAGAGCAGACGTACAGGGGGACGATCCCTGGACACCCAGGCAGGAGTACTACTCAGCTGATTAGTGGGACGATCCTCTGATCTGCTCCGGTCCCTCCTCCGATCCACCTGCGTCACTCCCTGAGTCAGCCCCTCCGTCTCCGGcttcctctctctcttccctcggACTATAGGCAGCCGCTGGCCGGGTGACTGCTGTAATAGGTCAGCCGGGCTTCAGTCAGTATAGGAGAATCAGCCTTCCTCTCCTCTCCCGCACAGATCTCCTGTCAGGTCAGTCTGCTCTCCGTCCCCTCAGCCGCCGCAATAGCCGTCCTCCTCAGCTTCTGCTCTCTCTCCTCCCGCTCTCCTCAGCCGTTGGCTCTATCGCGCGCACGGCTCCCCCGTGGCCGCATGACAGTCCAGCGCTCCCTCTCCTCTCCTTCTAGAGCCTTCGGCACCATCACTGTCCACCAAGGTGTATACCTATTATATTACTACCATGCTCATAgtaatatataatatattgcaatatGGTCATATATATACCTTCACattgtatataaataataaattCCATTACTTATACATTCActatattttataataaatacatAAGGTCAACTTCAGCCTACagggctacatatatatatatatatatatatatatatatatctgaatgaCCCGGCACTCACTCGCTCACCAACGGTATTTCTCCTTGCTCCCGTGCCTTCCAGAATCGGGGTATGAAGCCCACAATACAATTTCCCAAACAGGCGGCACTTGGAGTCTTTCAAAAGTGCATAAAGTGCTTTATTACAGTGCTGTCATCATATCAacagtttcggggtcgcagccccttcatcaggataacattacaaacaaacattcagtgtttaaataccttaaacCCACACCAGTTCTCCTCGCTGTCTCCAATCAAGCCGCCCGGTTTCCGGTCACGTCCACCAAGAAGTGACGCGTGCCTTGATCCGACCAGCTGACGTGTTGGGGCTGAAAGAGAGGTTACCATAGAAACCACTCCGTTACTAAcatgtaaaaatataaataaactcCATGTGCAATATTTTATAAGAGCAAATATACCAGCGCTGTTTCCAACATTTCTAGCAAGAGTTAAACAGGGAATCACTCATATAGACTGGTTGCTACCAATCTTCTTAACAATATAGTATAATCAGATATTAATATACGTTCTCCGTGGCCAAGCTAATTTTTATATAGCATTATTCAACTAACCATAACGACTCATAGCTCATGACTCAAATTTATTTAAATTGTTACAAATGTAACAAAGTCTCTAGACATCCTCCATCACAAAAAACATCTAAGACTAAGGGACTCATTTAAACCTTTCGGGGATTGTGTGTTTAATTTAAATATCCACATCGCCTCTTTCTGTAGTAATTTCTTTGATCTGTCTCCTCCCCTCAGACTTCCTGGGACCTGATCGATAATTTTATAGCGCAAGGTTGCCATGCTATGTTTCGCCAAtagaaaatgtctggccacaggctgatcactgtggcccACCTTATAGGCTTCCCTAATGGCATACCGATGCTGTGCCATTCTGATCTTAAATTCACAATCAGTTTTACCCACATATGTCATACCACAAGGGCAAGTGATCAGATAAACTACAAATTTAGAATCACATGATAAAGGGTAACGTATAGAGAATTTTTCCCCGGTGTGCGGGTGTTGTAATGTATCTCCTGTGCTTAGATAGCTACAGGTTACACACCCCCTGCACCGGAAACATCCATTTTTACGTGATAAAAAGTgtgttttggattacttaaatttaGATAAATCAGTGTTCACGACAATATCCCTTATACTCTTATTTTTGGAATAGCCAAACAATAGCTTGGACTGATACACTTCACCCAACTCTTTATCTGTGGATACAATAGGCCACAGCTTTTTGACATTGCTAGCTATTTGAGGACTGCTGGCATTATACTGTGTAACCCAGGGGTGTCTCCCTTTACAATGCTTCTCAGACCTAGGTTCCAGGAGTTTCTCACGTGGTTTGCTTAAAGCTTTTAACCTAGCCTTTCTTAGTTCTTCCACGGGATAGCCTCTTTGTATAAATTTTTGAAACATCTGGTCTAATTGCAGATCCCTTTCTTCACAGCTGCTATTAATCCGACATACACGTAAAAACCACGTGAGAAACTCCTGGAACCTAGGTCTGAGAAGCATTGTAAAGGGAGACACCCCTGGGTTACACAGTATAATGCCAGCAGTCCTCAAATAGCTAGCAATGTCAAAAAGCTATGGCCTATTGTATCCACAGATAAAGAGTTGGGTGAAGTGTATCAGTCCAAGCTATTGTTTGGCTATTCCAAAAATAAGAGTATAAGGGATATAGTCGTGAAGACTGATTTATCTAAATTTAAGTCACCCAAAACACACTTTTTATCACGGAAAAATTGATGTTTCCGGTGCAGGGGGTGTGTAACCTGTAGCTATCTAAGCACAGGAGATACATTCCAACACCCGCACACCGGGCAAAAATTCTCTATACGTTACCCTTTATCATGTGATTCTAAATTTGTAGTTTATCTGATCACTTGCCCTTGTGGTATGACATATGTGGGTAAAACTGATTGTGAATTTAAGATTAGAATGGCACAGCATCGGTATGCCATTAGGGAAGCCTATAAGGCcagtgatcagccagtggccagacactttccATTGGCGAAACATAGCATGGCAACCTTGCGCTATAAAATTATCGATCAGGTCCCAGGAAGTCTGAGGGGAGGAGACAGATCAAAGAAATTACTACAGAAAGAGGCGATGTGGATATTTAAATTAAACACACAATCCCCGAAGGGTTTAAATGAGTCCCTTAGTCTTAGATGTTTTTTGTGATGGAGGATGTCTAGAGACTTTGTTACATTTGTAACAATTTAAATAAATTTGAGTCATGAGCTATGAGTCATTATGGTTAGTTGAATAATGCTATATAAAAATTAGCTTGGCCACGGAGAACGTATATTAATGTCTGATTATACTATATTGTTAAGAAGATTGGTAGCAACCAGTCTATATGAGTGATTCCCTGTTTAACTCTTGCTAGAAATGTTGGAAACAGCGCTGGTATATTTGCTCTTATAAAATATTGCACATGgagtttatttatatttttacatgTTAGTAACGAAGTGGTTTCTATGGTAACCTCTCTTTAAGCCCCAACACGTCAGATGGTCGGATCAAGGCACGCGTCACTTCTTGGTGGACGTGACCGGAAACCGGGCGGCGTGATTGGAGGCAGCGAGGAGAACTGGTGTGgggttaaggtatttaaacactgaatgtttgtttgtaatgttatcctgatgaaggggctgtgACCCCAAAACTGTTGATATGATGACAGCACTGTAATAAAGCACTTTATGCACTTTTGAAAGACTCCAAGTGCCGCCTGTttgggaaattatatatatatatatatatatatttatttatatatatacatatatatatatatatattaatataatatatgtgtatgtatatatatatatatatatatatatttatgtgtgtgtgtgtgtgtgtctgtgtgtatatatagtaacatagtaacatagtatcta contains these protein-coding regions:
- the LOC134965150 gene encoding paraneoplastic antigen Ma3-like codes for the protein MEEVTSADIYRWCKEKGVEPLCSFGLGGPLSVASDEVVINSLDKLYGLSQPCVIERWKGQSGATFAVLISNRNPLDPTLFPSMIIMEGIPGRKIQLIWPEGRDSLEEEATYAEDHGDTVLTTGECFHTASVEVGTSSRKAGATDTGVDAVVDKMVSQMERWHYEGGYRRLRIFSGIIPVPTGEETYDTWRETAVQHSEEWQCPEHIKKQRIVESLWGPAMGVVQATRRSTKTATLKDYIEALDFSFGTLEDVGDLLARLTCTYQEPGETLTQYIYRVDRLLYKIVDKGGIDKESVNASRMKQVLKGALTTNPVAQRLRCTRATGPPPTLTDLIKEVKLEEVQIETRERNIKKVKVVMPTVTPPPMDDRLLKLIEEQNKKIDQLIALQTQNETIPYWNQRTGREISRGRGGRNPIICYSCGQPGHRSFECPGNGS